One genomic window of Physeter macrocephalus isolate SW-GA unplaced genomic scaffold, ASM283717v5 random_1, whole genome shotgun sequence includes the following:
- the RELA gene encoding transcription factor p65 isoform X2 codes for MDDLFPLIFPAEPAQASGPYVEIIEQPKQRGMRFRYKCEGRSAGSIPGERSTDTTKTHPTIKINGYTGPGTVRISLVTKDPPHRPHPHELVGKDCRDGFYEAELCPDRCIHSFQNLGIQCVKKRDLEQAISQRIQTNNNPFQVPVEEQRGDYDLNAVRLCFQVTVRDPAGRPRRLPPVLSHPIFDNRAPNTAELKICRVNRNSGSCLGGDEIFLLCDKVQKEDIEVYFTGPGWEARGSFSQADVHRQVAIVFRTPPYADSSLQAPVRVSMQLRRPSDRELSEPMEFQYLPDTDDRHRIEEKRKRTYETFKSIMKKSPFNGPTDHRPPTRRIAVPSRSSASVPKPAPQPYPFTPSLSTINFEEFSPMVFPSGQIPSQTSALAPAPALVLAQAPAPAPAMASALAQAPAPGPVLAPGLAQAVTPPAPKTNPAGEGTLTEALLQLQFDADEDLGALLGNSTDPAVFTDLASVDNSEFQQLLNQGVTMAPHTAEPMLMEYPEAITRLVTGSQRPPDPAPTPLGASGLTNGLLSGDEDFSSIADMDFSALLSQISS; via the exons ATGGACG ACCTCTTCCCCCTCATCTTCCCCGCGG AGCCGGCCCAGGCCTCCGGCCCCTACGTGGAGATCATCGAGCAGCCCAAGCAGCGGGGCATGCGCTTTCGCTACAAGTGTGAGGGCCGCTCAGCTGGCAGTATCCCAGGCGAGAGGAGCACAGATACCACCAAGACCCACCCCACCATCAAG ATCAATGGCTACACAGGGCCAGGGACAGTCCGCATCTCCCTGGTGACCAAGGACCCCCCTCACCGGCCTCACCCCCATGAGCTTGTGGGGAAAGACTGCCGGGATGGCTTCTATGAGGCTGAGCTCTGCCCGGACCGCTGCATCCACAG CTTCCAGAACCTGGGGATCCAGTGTGTAAAGAAGCGGGACCTGGAGCAGGCCATCAGTCAGCGCATCCAGACCAACAACAACCCCTTCCAAG TTCCCGTAGAAGAGCAGCGCGGGGACTACGACCTGAACGCCGTGCGGCTCTGCTTCCAGGTGACGGTGCGGGACCCGGCAGGCAGGCCCCGACGCTTGCCGCCCGTCCTCTCTCATCCCATCTTTGACAACC GCGCCCCCAACACTGCCGAGCTCAAGATCTGCCGAGTGAATCGGAACTCTGGGAGCTGCCTTGGGGGCGATGAGATCTTCCTGCTGTGTGACAAGGTGCAGAAAG AGGATATCGAGGTGTATTTCACGGGACCAGGCTGGGAGGCTCGAGGCTCCTTTTCACAAGCTGATGTGCACCGGCAAGTGGCCATCGTGTTCCGGACGCCCCCCTACGCGGACTCCAGCCTGCAGGCCCCCGTGCGCGTCTCCATGCAGCTGCGGCGGCCTTCTGATCGGGAGCTCAGCGAGCCCATGGAATTCCAGTACTTGCCAGACACAG ATGATCGTCACCGGATTGAAGAGAAACGCAAAAGGACATATGAGACCTTTAAGAGCATCATGAAGAAGAGCCCTTTCAACG GACCCACCGACCACCGGCCTCCGACCCGGCGCATCGCTGTGCCTTCCCGCAGCTCAGCTTCCGTCCCCAAGCCAG cTCCCCAGCCCTATCCCTTTACACCATCTCTCAGCACCATCAACTTTGAGGAGTTCTCCCCCATGGTCTTTCCTTCTGGGCAGATCCCAAGCCAGACCTCGGCCTTGGCACCAGCCCCTGCCCTAGTCctggcccaggccccagcccctgccccagccatgGCATCGGCCctggcccaggccccagcccctggcccagtCCTAGCCCCAGGCCTTGCTCAGGCTGTGACCCCACCTGCCCCCAAGACCAACCCGGCTGGGGAAGGGACACTGACAGAGGCCCTGCTGCAGCTGCAGTTCGATGCTGATGAAGACCTGGGGGCCCTGCTCGGCAATAGCACAGATCCAGCCGTGTTCACAGACCTGGCATCCGTCGACAACTCTGAGTTTCAGCAGCTCCTGAACCAGGGTGTAACCATGGCCCCCCATACGGCAGAGCCCATGCTGATGGAGTACCCTGAGGCTATAACTCGTCTGGTGACGGGGTCCCAGAGGCCCCCTGACCCAGCTCCCACTCCCCTGGGAGCCTCTGGCCTCACCAACGGCCTCCTCTCAGGGGATGAAGACTTCTCCTCCATTGCGGACATGGACTTCTCAGCCCTTCTGAGTCAGATCAGCTCCTAA
- the RELA gene encoding transcription factor p65 isoform X1 has translation MDDLFPLIFPAEPAQASGPYVEIIEQPKQRGMRFRYKCEGRSAGSIPGERSTDTTKTHPTIKVSTAPGWGTQSPYGRDLRSGPHSLCLGGGSGISEPLGFSLYFGQINGYTGPGTVRISLVTKDPPHRPHPHELVGKDCRDGFYEAELCPDRCIHSFQNLGIQCVKKRDLEQAISQRIQTNNNPFQVPVEEQRGDYDLNAVRLCFQVTVRDPAGRPRRLPPVLSHPIFDNRAPNTAELKICRVNRNSGSCLGGDEIFLLCDKVQKEDIEVYFTGPGWEARGSFSQADVHRQVAIVFRTPPYADSSLQAPVRVSMQLRRPSDRELSEPMEFQYLPDTDDRHRIEEKRKRTYETFKSIMKKSPFNGPTDHRPPTRRIAVPSRSSASVPKPAPQPYPFTPSLSTINFEEFSPMVFPSGQIPSQTSALAPAPALVLAQAPAPAPAMASALAQAPAPGPVLAPGLAQAVTPPAPKTNPAGEGTLTEALLQLQFDADEDLGALLGNSTDPAVFTDLASVDNSEFQQLLNQGVTMAPHTAEPMLMEYPEAITRLVTGSQRPPDPAPTPLGASGLTNGLLSGDEDFSSIADMDFSALLSQISS, from the exons ATGGACG ACCTCTTCCCCCTCATCTTCCCCGCGG AGCCGGCCCAGGCCTCCGGCCCCTACGTGGAGATCATCGAGCAGCCCAAGCAGCGGGGCATGCGCTTTCGCTACAAGTGTGAGGGCCGCTCAGCTGGCAGTATCCCAGGCGAGAGGAGCACAGATACCACCAAGACCCACCCCACCATCAAGGTCAGTACAGCGCCCGGGTGGGGGACGCAGAGTCCGTATGGGAGGGACTTGCGTTCAGGCCCACACAGTCTGTGTCTGGGAGGTGGGTCTGGAATTTCTGAGCCTCTAGGGTTCTCTCTGTACTTTGGACAGATCAATGGCTACACAGGGCCAGGGACAGTCCGCATCTCCCTGGTGACCAAGGACCCCCCTCACCGGCCTCACCCCCATGAGCTTGTGGGGAAAGACTGCCGGGATGGCTTCTATGAGGCTGAGCTCTGCCCGGACCGCTGCATCCACAG CTTCCAGAACCTGGGGATCCAGTGTGTAAAGAAGCGGGACCTGGAGCAGGCCATCAGTCAGCGCATCCAGACCAACAACAACCCCTTCCAAG TTCCCGTAGAAGAGCAGCGCGGGGACTACGACCTGAACGCCGTGCGGCTCTGCTTCCAGGTGACGGTGCGGGACCCGGCAGGCAGGCCCCGACGCTTGCCGCCCGTCCTCTCTCATCCCATCTTTGACAACC GCGCCCCCAACACTGCCGAGCTCAAGATCTGCCGAGTGAATCGGAACTCTGGGAGCTGCCTTGGGGGCGATGAGATCTTCCTGCTGTGTGACAAGGTGCAGAAAG AGGATATCGAGGTGTATTTCACGGGACCAGGCTGGGAGGCTCGAGGCTCCTTTTCACAAGCTGATGTGCACCGGCAAGTGGCCATCGTGTTCCGGACGCCCCCCTACGCGGACTCCAGCCTGCAGGCCCCCGTGCGCGTCTCCATGCAGCTGCGGCGGCCTTCTGATCGGGAGCTCAGCGAGCCCATGGAATTCCAGTACTTGCCAGACACAG ATGATCGTCACCGGATTGAAGAGAAACGCAAAAGGACATATGAGACCTTTAAGAGCATCATGAAGAAGAGCCCTTTCAACG GACCCACCGACCACCGGCCTCCGACCCGGCGCATCGCTGTGCCTTCCCGCAGCTCAGCTTCCGTCCCCAAGCCAG cTCCCCAGCCCTATCCCTTTACACCATCTCTCAGCACCATCAACTTTGAGGAGTTCTCCCCCATGGTCTTTCCTTCTGGGCAGATCCCAAGCCAGACCTCGGCCTTGGCACCAGCCCCTGCCCTAGTCctggcccaggccccagcccctgccccagccatgGCATCGGCCctggcccaggccccagcccctggcccagtCCTAGCCCCAGGCCTTGCTCAGGCTGTGACCCCACCTGCCCCCAAGACCAACCCGGCTGGGGAAGGGACACTGACAGAGGCCCTGCTGCAGCTGCAGTTCGATGCTGATGAAGACCTGGGGGCCCTGCTCGGCAATAGCACAGATCCAGCCGTGTTCACAGACCTGGCATCCGTCGACAACTCTGAGTTTCAGCAGCTCCTGAACCAGGGTGTAACCATGGCCCCCCATACGGCAGAGCCCATGCTGATGGAGTACCCTGAGGCTATAACTCGTCTGGTGACGGGGTCCCAGAGGCCCCCTGACCCAGCTCCCACTCCCCTGGGAGCCTCTGGCCTCACCAACGGCCTCCTCTCAGGGGATGAAGACTTCTCCTCCATTGCGGACATGGACTTCTCAGCCCTTCTGAGTCAGATCAGCTCCTAA
- the RELA gene encoding transcription factor p65 isoform X3, whose translation MRFRYKCEGRSAGSIPGERSTDTTKTHPTIKVSTAPGWGTQSPYGRDLRSGPHSLCLGGGSGISEPLGFSLYFGQINGYTGPGTVRISLVTKDPPHRPHPHELVGKDCRDGFYEAELCPDRCIHSFQNLGIQCVKKRDLEQAISQRIQTNNNPFQVPVEEQRGDYDLNAVRLCFQVTVRDPAGRPRRLPPVLSHPIFDNRAPNTAELKICRVNRNSGSCLGGDEIFLLCDKVQKEDIEVYFTGPGWEARGSFSQADVHRQVAIVFRTPPYADSSLQAPVRVSMQLRRPSDRELSEPMEFQYLPDTDDRHRIEEKRKRTYETFKSIMKKSPFNGPTDHRPPTRRIAVPSRSSASVPKPAPQPYPFTPSLSTINFEEFSPMVFPSGQIPSQTSALAPAPALVLAQAPAPAPAMASALAQAPAPGPVLAPGLAQAVTPPAPKTNPAGEGTLTEALLQLQFDADEDLGALLGNSTDPAVFTDLASVDNSEFQQLLNQGVTMAPHTAEPMLMEYPEAITRLVTGSQRPPDPAPTPLGASGLTNGLLSGDEDFSSIADMDFSALLSQISS comes from the exons ATGCGCTTTCGCTACAAGTGTGAGGGCCGCTCAGCTGGCAGTATCCCAGGCGAGAGGAGCACAGATACCACCAAGACCCACCCCACCATCAAGGTCAGTACAGCGCCCGGGTGGGGGACGCAGAGTCCGTATGGGAGGGACTTGCGTTCAGGCCCACACAGTCTGTGTCTGGGAGGTGGGTCTGGAATTTCTGAGCCTCTAGGGTTCTCTCTGTACTTTGGACAGATCAATGGCTACACAGGGCCAGGGACAGTCCGCATCTCCCTGGTGACCAAGGACCCCCCTCACCGGCCTCACCCCCATGAGCTTGTGGGGAAAGACTGCCGGGATGGCTTCTATGAGGCTGAGCTCTGCCCGGACCGCTGCATCCACAG CTTCCAGAACCTGGGGATCCAGTGTGTAAAGAAGCGGGACCTGGAGCAGGCCATCAGTCAGCGCATCCAGACCAACAACAACCCCTTCCAAG TTCCCGTAGAAGAGCAGCGCGGGGACTACGACCTGAACGCCGTGCGGCTCTGCTTCCAGGTGACGGTGCGGGACCCGGCAGGCAGGCCCCGACGCTTGCCGCCCGTCCTCTCTCATCCCATCTTTGACAACC GCGCCCCCAACACTGCCGAGCTCAAGATCTGCCGAGTGAATCGGAACTCTGGGAGCTGCCTTGGGGGCGATGAGATCTTCCTGCTGTGTGACAAGGTGCAGAAAG AGGATATCGAGGTGTATTTCACGGGACCAGGCTGGGAGGCTCGAGGCTCCTTTTCACAAGCTGATGTGCACCGGCAAGTGGCCATCGTGTTCCGGACGCCCCCCTACGCGGACTCCAGCCTGCAGGCCCCCGTGCGCGTCTCCATGCAGCTGCGGCGGCCTTCTGATCGGGAGCTCAGCGAGCCCATGGAATTCCAGTACTTGCCAGACACAG ATGATCGTCACCGGATTGAAGAGAAACGCAAAAGGACATATGAGACCTTTAAGAGCATCATGAAGAAGAGCCCTTTCAACG GACCCACCGACCACCGGCCTCCGACCCGGCGCATCGCTGTGCCTTCCCGCAGCTCAGCTTCCGTCCCCAAGCCAG cTCCCCAGCCCTATCCCTTTACACCATCTCTCAGCACCATCAACTTTGAGGAGTTCTCCCCCATGGTCTTTCCTTCTGGGCAGATCCCAAGCCAGACCTCGGCCTTGGCACCAGCCCCTGCCCTAGTCctggcccaggccccagcccctgccccagccatgGCATCGGCCctggcccaggccccagcccctggcccagtCCTAGCCCCAGGCCTTGCTCAGGCTGTGACCCCACCTGCCCCCAAGACCAACCCGGCTGGGGAAGGGACACTGACAGAGGCCCTGCTGCAGCTGCAGTTCGATGCTGATGAAGACCTGGGGGCCCTGCTCGGCAATAGCACAGATCCAGCCGTGTTCACAGACCTGGCATCCGTCGACAACTCTGAGTTTCAGCAGCTCCTGAACCAGGGTGTAACCATGGCCCCCCATACGGCAGAGCCCATGCTGATGGAGTACCCTGAGGCTATAACTCGTCTGGTGACGGGGTCCCAGAGGCCCCCTGACCCAGCTCCCACTCCCCTGGGAGCCTCTGGCCTCACCAACGGCCTCCTCTCAGGGGATGAAGACTTCTCCTCCATTGCGGACATGGACTTCTCAGCCCTTCTGAGTCAGATCAGCTCCTAA
- the RELA gene encoding transcription factor p65 isoform X4, translated as MASMRLSSARTAASTVPVEEQRGDYDLNAVRLCFQVTVRDPAGRPRRLPPVLSHPIFDNRAPNTAELKICRVNRNSGSCLGGDEIFLLCDKVQKEDIEVYFTGPGWEARGSFSQADVHRQVAIVFRTPPYADSSLQAPVRVSMQLRRPSDRELSEPMEFQYLPDTDDRHRIEEKRKRTYETFKSIMKKSPFNGPTDHRPPTRRIAVPSRSSASVPKPAPQPYPFTPSLSTINFEEFSPMVFPSGQIPSQTSALAPAPALVLAQAPAPAPAMASALAQAPAPGPVLAPGLAQAVTPPAPKTNPAGEGTLTEALLQLQFDADEDLGALLGNSTDPAVFTDLASVDNSEFQQLLNQGVTMAPHTAEPMLMEYPEAITRLVTGSQRPPDPAPTPLGASGLTNGLLSGDEDFSSIADMDFSALLSQISS; from the exons ATGGCTTCTATGAGGCTGAGCTCTGCCCGGACCGCTGCATCCACAG TTCCCGTAGAAGAGCAGCGCGGGGACTACGACCTGAACGCCGTGCGGCTCTGCTTCCAGGTGACGGTGCGGGACCCGGCAGGCAGGCCCCGACGCTTGCCGCCCGTCCTCTCTCATCCCATCTTTGACAACC GCGCCCCCAACACTGCCGAGCTCAAGATCTGCCGAGTGAATCGGAACTCTGGGAGCTGCCTTGGGGGCGATGAGATCTTCCTGCTGTGTGACAAGGTGCAGAAAG AGGATATCGAGGTGTATTTCACGGGACCAGGCTGGGAGGCTCGAGGCTCCTTTTCACAAGCTGATGTGCACCGGCAAGTGGCCATCGTGTTCCGGACGCCCCCCTACGCGGACTCCAGCCTGCAGGCCCCCGTGCGCGTCTCCATGCAGCTGCGGCGGCCTTCTGATCGGGAGCTCAGCGAGCCCATGGAATTCCAGTACTTGCCAGACACAG ATGATCGTCACCGGATTGAAGAGAAACGCAAAAGGACATATGAGACCTTTAAGAGCATCATGAAGAAGAGCCCTTTCAACG GACCCACCGACCACCGGCCTCCGACCCGGCGCATCGCTGTGCCTTCCCGCAGCTCAGCTTCCGTCCCCAAGCCAG cTCCCCAGCCCTATCCCTTTACACCATCTCTCAGCACCATCAACTTTGAGGAGTTCTCCCCCATGGTCTTTCCTTCTGGGCAGATCCCAAGCCAGACCTCGGCCTTGGCACCAGCCCCTGCCCTAGTCctggcccaggccccagcccctgccccagccatgGCATCGGCCctggcccaggccccagcccctggcccagtCCTAGCCCCAGGCCTTGCTCAGGCTGTGACCCCACCTGCCCCCAAGACCAACCCGGCTGGGGAAGGGACACTGACAGAGGCCCTGCTGCAGCTGCAGTTCGATGCTGATGAAGACCTGGGGGCCCTGCTCGGCAATAGCACAGATCCAGCCGTGTTCACAGACCTGGCATCCGTCGACAACTCTGAGTTTCAGCAGCTCCTGAACCAGGGTGTAACCATGGCCCCCCATACGGCAGAGCCCATGCTGATGGAGTACCCTGAGGCTATAACTCGTCTGGTGACGGGGTCCCAGAGGCCCCCTGACCCAGCTCCCACTCCCCTGGGAGCCTCTGGCCTCACCAACGGCCTCCTCTCAGGGGATGAAGACTTCTCCTCCATTGCGGACATGGACTTCTCAGCCCTTCTGAGTCAGATCAGCTCCTAA